Below is a window of Phyllopteryx taeniolatus isolate TA_2022b chromosome 16, UOR_Ptae_1.2, whole genome shotgun sequence DNA.
ACTATCTTCTCAGACATTGAAGGTGAGGTAAAAATCTGCAATCTAACAAGATAAGCTCCAAGAACTGTATTGGAAATGTAGCTTTAACAAAAGATAATACAAATTGAGTGATGCTGTCTGTGAAGTatcaatttaacatttttaataattgaacaatatcttatttttttttattattgtgaccGTTTGCTTCATAGTGTGGCCTGGCTAATATTCTTCCATCAGGGAATCAAAATAATTCTACAAAGTAAttataaacctcaattatagtTAAAAAAAGATGGTTTAATTAATTCCTCTcttttgtgccctgcaatcaactggtgaccagtccagggtgtacaccgccccTCGCCAAAAGCCTGCAACCCTAATAAGGCcgagcagtatagaaaatgtgaAGATGGATACTCCTGACAAATGGGACTATGATGAATTTTGTGTTGAAAACCACACATATCCAAGCTTGTAAGAAGATGTGTCAGAAGGATGGGGTGTGAAAACGTGCTGTTTCCACAAACTTAATGCGCCATTCTTCTCAAGCAAGTCGTCAACTATGAGCACACTCCGTTTTAGTGCAGCTGCTAAAATGTGATAGCTGACTGTTAAAAAGCTATCTGCTGTAGCAAGAAACAGCATTGATGGAAACAAGCCGTGAAGTGCCGTGGGACGAGTTGGTGATGAAATGATAATAACAACTCTTAGAAGATTTAACTGTACATGTTTCTGGTAGACAGCACCTTTGTCCCACTGCACCCTCCAGGTTTGTAGCTCAATGACTGAGTGAGCCTTCTGGCAGCTGTACTCCCCTCGGCATCCATCGCGAATGGCTTGGCTGCACAATTCAAAGTGGGCCCGCATGCTGAGTGGACGCACTTTTCTGTAGTTAATGTTGGTGGTCGTCATTACAAATGCTAAACACCTGACAGGCACAAAGTAGGTGAAATTAAAATATGCATTACAGAATACACAAGTTGAGTGAGAATGAAAGTGACTGTTGCGTTCCACTCACTTGTTGGCATCAAAGGAGTGGGGAACATTCAAGTTAGAACACACTGTGGGATCCTCACTGCAGCGCTTACTGATGAACCGAGGTTTACTGTCATAGCACTCCTGaagacaggggggaaaaaagatccAGACATGAACACAGAAAATGTCTgctattttgttttccattgtgCAGTGGGCTTTTGGATTCCTGACCTGACAGAGGAATATGAACATGCCCTTGTGTTCCTGTAGAAGGCGTATAATGCTGTTCGCAGGGTCTACATTGGTGACACCTGGCGGTCCAAAGAGCAGATTTCTGTCCAGCGTCCccttcctctcctctgtccAAACGTCGATTTCCAATTGGTTAAAGGCAAATGTGCACTTTTCCCCAAATTTACAGAGGCCCAAATCTCCAGACAGCtctatatataaaacattaaaaaagcaTCAAACAAGTAAGCAGATGATTGAAGAACTCACAATCACTTCacataaaaatgttgccttgaggagagtgtttttttttttttttttttttttaataaacatctTGCACAATTCACACAAATGATTTTACAAAAATCAACTACAATTCCTCTAGAGTGAGCTGGGGTTCACCCCTGCAGACCTTGGACAAGAGGAAGAGGACACTGCTGTCAGGTTACATGCAGTATAGACTGTTCACACAAACATTCacccctatgggcaatttagattctccaattACATTACCATGTATGTCTTCATaaggtgggaggaagctggcatacccagaaaaaaaaaccttgcaagcatggggagaagatgcaaacttcaCATAGGACGGCCCAAGTTGAAATACGAACCCATAACCTTTGACAATTTGGTATACGTGCTAACCATGTATGTCATTCATTAAACTTAACATTGTGAGCAGTATCCTGAAAGATTCCATCTACAAGTATTTCAAAGGTTTGTTAAAACAATCAGCTTGTCACACActataaaactattttttttcttttgttttgtcatgtaaatttttaaataaaattataaaaggAACAAGAGAAGACATACGGTATCCTTAAAGATGGAAGAGATCATCATCAcctctgcaaagaacaaatGGCGCGCTGAAGGATGTCCATGTAGGTGGCTCTCGCACTATGGTCCACTCTGAAGGAAGCGCTGCCTTTCGTTTACACAAGAGAATGTCTCGCTTACAGTTGTGGGCCAGGTCTGGTTTGTGAACAGAAGTGTATATCCCTTGAcctaaaaacaaacatacaaaggTTTCCAGTGACAATGCTTTGTTTTtgatgaggtttaaaaaaatatgccgcagtgaaaaatgtaattaacaACATTTTGTACACTACAGTGGAGAGCTGGACAAAAGGTCATTAGAACATGTCCAGACTAACCCACCTTGGCGAGGGAAGCAACTAGTACAGGCCTGCATGAAGTCATGGGTGGCAGACAGAGGGTTTGATACTGGAGTTTGTGTATGCCACTGCTTTGATagaatgaaaataatttgattaaaatcccaagaaaacagatgaaaaaaataatccagataAAAGCAAGTCTCACTTTGTCGTTGGACTTTGGGAATTGCTTTTTTAAAGTAATGGCACTGTGAGACGTTGTGACAGCTAAAGGGCAGAGAAAGAACATGGatgatattacatttttgtgtaaaTGTCAATAAGCTTGATTCCTGATATAACTAATATATTTCTGataaacattttatgtattAATTGAACTCTCATGGTTAAGAAATACATAACCGACATATGCTGTGAATTTTCTTACATATAGTATGTTCACCCAAACCAATGCATATAAAAATGATGGCACACATGTAGATACAGTGAGTAAGGAATGtttatcttaaaaataaaaacaaactaagaGCTAAAAGTCGCTTTTGAGTCATAGCCAAAACAGAATgtagaaaaatggaaaacagtTGCATCCTGAAggccactcaaaaaaaaaaacaaaaaaaaattacagcctGTCATAGTCAAAACGGAATGTTGAAAAAGGGAAAACAGTTGCGTCCTGAAGGCcactcaaagaagaaaaaaaaaaatgattacgtCTGCACCTTCATTCCAATCCCCAACAAAATTTGTTATAAATTTGCTAAACTTGTTAGTGTAAATCATACTCGTTTCTTGCCGGATGTAATATTGCATACTTTAGATAGTTGTACCCAAGAATTTAAAGCATAATACGTGTACTTCTTTGCCTATAACATGAATGAGGTATAATCACCAGAGGAGCTGAAATTGCAGAGTGAGTCCAGGCCCGTTCCTTTCTGTGGGAGTGCAGGCAAAGAAGGCCCCCCACCCTCCATTGAAGGAAATGAGTCCAAGGAATCCAGGGAATTCAGCTGGTTCACACCCGACACAGAACGAAGTTGAGCAGATGGGTCACAGGTTCGCCCTACAGGTGTCCACTCATCAAGCAAATCATCAATTGACTTTTCAAGTTCTTTCGGTTCTGTTTTGGACTGGTTGGCTTCTACAGCTACAGCGCATGGAGTCGCCAACAAGAGATCATCCAAGGAATCTAGCATTGTTGACTTCAAACTTGGACCATCTGCGCTTCCAGGGAGGTTATCTAAGGAATGCAGTCCCTGTGGAGATGAGAAGTCATCCTGGGCATCCAGTGAGTTGTCACCGCCAAGTGAAAGGGAGTTCATGGAGATAAATTGAGTAATGGATGAGATAAAGAAGGCTGGGGAGAGCTGAGGCGTTTGAAAAGGCAGAGAAACAAatgctcaaaataaataaatacattatatatacacatatatatatatatatatatatatatacacacatatatat
It encodes the following:
- the LOC133465575 gene encoding zinc finger CCCH domain-containing protein 7B-like isoform X1 — its product is MKPQRQKRRKETQPLSSIQSSLAYPDSEGDKVSYVGNVTNPLNQIAPVSFPSMPHCAIPDKAYNVDQCAISDLDRLDTLEDYELLGDDLDNLLDCIPNEHVPPKLSPAFFISSITQFISMNSLSLGGDNSLDAQDDFSSPQGLHSLDNLPGSADGPSLKSTMLDSLDDLLLATPCAVAVEANQSKTEPKELEKSIDDLLDEWTPVGRTCDPSAQLRSVSGVNQLNSLDSLDSFPSMEGGGPSLPALPQKGTGLDSLCNFSSSAVTTSHSAITLKKQFPKSNDKQWHTQTPVSNPLSATHDFMQACTSCFPRQGQGIYTSVHKPDLAHNCKRDILLCKRKAALPSEWTIVREPPTWTSFSAPFVLCRELSGDLGLCKFGEKCTFAFNQLEIDVWTEERKGTLDRNLLFGPPGVTNVDPANSIIRLLQEHKGMFIFLCQECYDSKPRFISKRCSEDPTVCSNLNVPHSFDANKCLAFVMTTTNINYRKVRPLSMRAHFELCSQAIRDGCRGEYSCQKAHSVIELQTWRVQWDKGISPDEIVKVSTKYYEKEEQNARKRTSSKDHAAANGRGTPKGKSLNMKMQFVCAQCWQGNSISMPNKALTFCSTKHAWRKTQSTLLVKSLEKSNWVPVRPLPHKKNFPTHYELCTRMLEKKCYYSGNCPFAHSEEEKEMWMYMKNQGVYEMEQMYNMWLTLSTNSRQADGPMLTQSIPEEKDIVMPTDNAEPMCSFYCYLCGRHSNGERQWQQHISANKHKERLFSCEGEDEALKWSYRFPGTSLELCTKLETGCADGASCDFAHSSEELQEWIERRDFLRCKLAKAREDNLIMPDEVDFGKYNFILQD
- the LOC133465575 gene encoding zinc finger CCCH domain-containing protein 7B-like isoform X8, which translates into the protein MLDSLDDLLLATPCAVAVEANQSKTEPKELEKSIDDLLDEWTPVGRTCDPSAQLRSVSGVNQLNSLDSLDSFPSMEGGGPSLPALPQKGTGLDSLCNFSSSAVTTSHSAITLKKQFPKSNDKQWHTQTPVSNPLSATHDFMQACTSCFPRQGQGIYTSVHKPDLAHNCKRDILLCKRKAALPSEWTIVREPPTWTSFSAPFVLCRELSGDLGLCKFGEKCTFAFNQLEIDVWTEERKGTLDRNLLFGPPGVTNVDPANSIIRLLQEHKGMFIFLCQECYDSKPRFISKRCSEDPTVCSNLNVPHSFDANKCLAFVMTTTNINYRKVRPLSMRAHFELCSQAIRDGCRGEYSCQKAHSVIELQTWRVQWDKGISPDEIVKVSTKYYEKEEQNARKRTSSKDHAAANGRGTPKGKSLNMKMQFVCAQCWQGNSISMPNKALTFCSTKHAWRKTQSTLLVKSLEKSNWVPVRPLPHKKNFPTHYELCTRMLEKKCYYSGNCPFAHSEEEKEMWMYMKNQGVYEMEQMYNMWLTLSTNSRQADGPMLTQSIPEEKDIVMPTDNAEPMCSFYCYLCGRHSNGERQWQQHISANKHKERLFSCEGEDEALKWSYRFPGTSLELCTKLETGCADGASCDFAHSSEELQEWIERRDFLRCKLAKAREDNLIMPDEVDFGKYNFILQD
- the LOC133465575 gene encoding zinc finger CCCH domain-containing protein 7B-like isoform X3 encodes the protein MKPQRQKRRKETQPLSSIQSSLAYPDSEGDKVSYVGNVTNPLNQIAPVSFPSMPHCAIPDKAYNVDQCAISDLDRLDTLEDYELLGDDLDNLLDCIPNEHVPPKLSPAFFISSITQFISMNSLSLGGDNSLDAQDDFSSPQGLHSLDNLPGSADGPSLKSTMLDSLDDLLLATPCAVAVEANQSKTEPKELEKSIDDLLDEWTPVGRTCDPSAQLRSVSGVNQLNSLDSLDSFPSMEGGGPSLPALPQKGTGLDSLCNFSSSAVTTSHSAITLKKQFPKSNDKWHTQTPVSNPLSATHDFMQACTSCFPRQGQGIYTSVHKPDLAHNCKRDILLCKRKAALPSEWTIVREPPTWTSFSAPFVLCRELSGDLGLCKFGEKCTFAFNQLEIDVWTEERKGTLDRNLLFGPPGVTNVDPANSIIRLLQEHKGMFIFLCQECYDSKPRFISKRCSEDPTVCSNLNVPHSFDANKCLAFVMTTTNINYRKVRPLSMRAHFELCSQAIRDGCRGEYSCQKAHSVIELQTWRVQWDKGISPDEIVKVSTKYYEKEEQNARKRTSSKDHAAANGRGTPKGKSLNMKMQFVCAQCWQGNSISMPNKALTFCSTKHAWRKTQSTLLVKSLEKSNWVPVRPLPHKKNFPTHYELCTRMLEKKCYYSGNCPFAHSEEEKEMWMYMKNQGVYEMEQMYNMWLTLSTNSRQADGPMLTQSIPEEKDIVMPTDNAEPMCSFYCYLCGRHSNGERQWQQHISANKHKERLFSCEGEDEALKWSYRFPGTSLELCTKLETGCADGASCDFAHSSEELQEWIERRDFLRCKLAKAREDNLIMPDEVDFGKYNFILQD
- the LOC133465575 gene encoding zinc finger CCCH domain-containing protein 7B-like isoform X2; the encoded protein is MKPQRQKRRKETQPLSSIQSSLAYPDSEGDKDKQVNELAEELANHLGLNKRKPYVSEIGVLCRKCHKPFKSNCTRLDTLEDYELLGDDLDNLLDCIPNEHVPPKLSPAFFISSITQFISMNSLSLGGDNSLDAQDDFSSPQGLHSLDNLPGSADGPSLKSTMLDSLDDLLLATPCAVAVEANQSKTEPKELEKSIDDLLDEWTPVGRTCDPSAQLRSVSGVNQLNSLDSLDSFPSMEGGGPSLPALPQKGTGLDSLCNFSSSAVTTSHSAITLKKQFPKSNDKQWHTQTPVSNPLSATHDFMQACTSCFPRQGQGIYTSVHKPDLAHNCKRDILLCKRKAALPSEWTIVREPPTWTSFSAPFVLCRELSGDLGLCKFGEKCTFAFNQLEIDVWTEERKGTLDRNLLFGPPGVTNVDPANSIIRLLQEHKGMFIFLCQECYDSKPRFISKRCSEDPTVCSNLNVPHSFDANKCLAFVMTTTNINYRKVRPLSMRAHFELCSQAIRDGCRGEYSCQKAHSVIELQTWRVQWDKGISPDEIVKVSTKYYEKEEQNARKRTSSKDHAAANGRGTPKGKSLNMKMQFVCAQCWQGNSISMPNKALTFCSTKHAWRKTQSTLLVKSLEKSNWVPVRPLPHKKNFPTHYELCTRMLEKKCYYSGNCPFAHSEEEKEMWMYMKNQGVYEMEQMYNMWLTLSTNSRQADGPMLTQSIPEEKDIVMPTDNAEPMCSFYCYLCGRHSNGERQWQQHISANKHKERLFSCEGEDEALKWSYRFPGTSLELCTKLETGCADGASCDFAHSSEELQEWIERRDFLRCKLAKAREDNLIMPDEVDFGKYNFILQD
- the LOC133465575 gene encoding zinc finger CCCH domain-containing protein 7B-like isoform X7, encoding MKPQRQKRRKETQPLSSIQSSLAYPDSEGDKVSYVGNVTNPLNQIAPVSFPSMPHCAIPDKAYNVDQCAISDLDRLDTLEDYELLGDDLDNLLDCIPNEHVPPKLSPAFFISSITQFISMNSLSLGGDNSLDAQDDFSSPQGLHSLDNLPGSADGPSLKSTMLDSLDDLLLATPCAVAVEANQSKTEPKELEKSIDDLLDEWTPVGRTCDPSAQLRSVSGVNQLNSLDSLDSFPSMEGGGPSLPALPQKGTGLDSLCNFSSSAVTTSHSAITLKKQFPKSNDKQWHTQTPVSNPLSATHDFMQACTSCFPRQGQGIYTSVHKPDLAHNCKRDILLCKRKAALPSEWTIVREPPTWTSFSAPFVLCRELSGDLGLCKFGEKCTFAFNQLEIDVWTEERKGTLDRNLLFGPPGVTNVDPANSIIRLLQEHKGMFIFLCQECYDSKPRFISKRCSEDPTVCSNLNVPHSFDANKCLAFVMTTTNINYRKVRPLSMRAHFELCSQAIRDGCRGEYSCQKAHSVIELQTWRVQWDKGISPDEIVKVSTKYYEKEEQNARKRTSSKDHAAANGRGTPKGKSLNMKMQFVCAQCWQGNSISMPNKALTFCSTKHAWRKTQSTLLVKSLEKSNWVPVRPLPHKKNFPTHYEHLSSLLAVVYPDVGEKVLLQWKLPLCTQRRGKGNVDVHEESRRL
- the LOC133465575 gene encoding zinc finger CCCH domain-containing protein 7B-like isoform X4 translates to MSVKLVSYVGNVTNPLNQIAPVSFPSMPHCAIPDKAYNVDQCAISDLDRLDTLEDYELLGDDLDNLLDCIPNEHVPPKLSPAFFISSITQFISMNSLSLGGDNSLDAQDDFSSPQGLHSLDNLPGSADGPSLKSTMLDSLDDLLLATPCAVAVEANQSKTEPKELEKSIDDLLDEWTPVGRTCDPSAQLRSVSGVNQLNSLDSLDSFPSMEGGGPSLPALPQKGTGLDSLCNFSSSAVTTSHSAITLKKQFPKSNDKQWHTQTPVSNPLSATHDFMQACTSCFPRQGQGIYTSVHKPDLAHNCKRDILLCKRKAALPSEWTIVREPPTWTSFSAPFVLCRELSGDLGLCKFGEKCTFAFNQLEIDVWTEERKGTLDRNLLFGPPGVTNVDPANSIIRLLQEHKGMFIFLCQECYDSKPRFISKRCSEDPTVCSNLNVPHSFDANKCLAFVMTTTNINYRKVRPLSMRAHFELCSQAIRDGCRGEYSCQKAHSVIELQTWRVQWDKGISPDEIVKVSTKYYEKEEQNARKRTSSKDHAAANGRGTPKGKSLNMKMQFVCAQCWQGNSISMPNKALTFCSTKHAWRKTQSTLLVKSLEKSNWVPVRPLPHKKNFPTHYELCTRMLEKKCYYSGNCPFAHSEEEKEMWMYMKNQGVYEMEQMYNMWLTLSTNSRQADGPMLTQSIPEEKDIVMPTDNAEPMCSFYCYLCGRHSNGERQWQQHISANKHKERLFSCEGEDEALKWSYRFPGTSLELCTKLETGCADGASCDFAHSSEELQEWIERRDFLRCKLAKAREDNLIMPDEVDFGKYNFILQD
- the LOC133465575 gene encoding zinc finger CCCH domain-containing protein 7B-like isoform X6, with amino-acid sequence MNSLSLGGDNSLDAQDDFSSPQGLHSLDNLPGSADGPSLKSTMLDSLDDLLLATPCAVAVEANQSKTEPKELEKSIDDLLDEWTPVGRTCDPSAQLRSVSGVNQLNSLDSLDSFPSMEGGGPSLPALPQKGTGLDSLCNFSSSAVTTSHSAITLKKQFPKSNDKQWHTQTPVSNPLSATHDFMQACTSCFPRQGQGIYTSVHKPDLAHNCKRDILLCKRKAALPSEWTIVREPPTWTSFSAPFVLCRELSGDLGLCKFGEKCTFAFNQLEIDVWTEERKGTLDRNLLFGPPGVTNVDPANSIIRLLQEHKGMFIFLCQECYDSKPRFISKRCSEDPTVCSNLNVPHSFDANKCLAFVMTTTNINYRKVRPLSMRAHFELCSQAIRDGCRGEYSCQKAHSVIELQTWRVQWDKGISPDEIVKVSTKYYEKEEQNARKRTSSKDHAAANGRGTPKGKSLNMKMQFVCAQCWQGNSISMPNKALTFCSTKHAWRKTQSTLLVKSLEKSNWVPVRPLPHKKNFPTHYELCTRMLEKKCYYSGNCPFAHSEEEKEMWMYMKNQGVYEMEQMYNMWLTLSTNSRQADGPMLTQSIPEEKDIVMPTDNAEPMCSFYCYLCGRHSNGERQWQQHISANKHKERLFSCEGEDEALKWSYRFPGTSLELCTKLETGCADGASCDFAHSSEELQEWIERRDFLRCKLAKAREDNLIMPDEVDFGKYNFILQD